From the Lolium rigidum isolate FL_2022 chromosome 2, APGP_CSIRO_Lrig_0.1, whole genome shotgun sequence genome, one window contains:
- the LOC124686306 gene encoding pentatricopeptide repeat-containing protein At2g17670-like has translation MGKVQHAMRAAKLPRHALVPKPTTAPPPPPPPHGPRPANTKPSHGKPPRRTPRDASDPTTALAPVGSAPPPSGKRRPITTPAELSAAIRATVDNDVDAAASLALKAAPTIPLPAQSLALLLRRLALHRSVAAARDLLASLPYSAASPAPRPALLALADACCRRGDPREIGQLLPVLADHGVRADAHVYNALMKAHCAAADPEGVLGVLRRMKDDGVDPDLVTYNTLVYGLARAGLVAKARTYLDAMAAAGHFPDVVTYTSLMNGMCVKGDALGALRLLEEMRAKGCEPNSRTYNTLLMGLCKNRKLDKAVEVYRSMVGASMKLDPPAYATFIRALCRAGRVPDAYEVFDYGMESKSFPEVTAYTELESSLKWLRKMKE, from the coding sequence CTCCCCCGTCACGCCCTCGTCCCGAAGCCCACCAccgcaccgcctcctcctcccccaccaCACGGTCCTCGTCCCGCCAACACGAAGCCTTCCCACGGCAAGCCGCCCCGGAGAACCCCCAGGGACGCCTCCGACCCCACGACGGCGCTGGCCCCAGTCGGCTCCGCGCCACCGCCATCCGGGAAGCGGCGGCCCATCACCACGCCCGCCGAGCTCTCGGCCGCCATCCGCGCCACGGTGGACAACGACGTGGACGCGGCCGCCTCGCTCGCGCTCAAGGCGGCGCCCACCATCCCGCTCCCGGCGCAGTCcctcgcgctcctcctccgccgcctcgcccTCCACCGCTCCGTCGCCGCGGCGCGGGACCTCCTCGCCTCCCTCCCctactccgccgcctcccccgCGCCGCGCCCGGCGCTGCTGGCCCTCGCCGAcgcctgctgccgccgcggcgacCCGCGCGAGATCGGGCAGCTCCTCCCGGTCCTCGCCGACCACGGCGTCCGCGCGGACGCGCACGTCTACAACGCGCTCATGAAGGCCCACtgcgccgccgccgaccccgAGGGCGTCCTCGGGGTGCTCCGCCGGATGAAGGACGACGGCGTGGACCCCGACCTCGTCACCTACAACACCCTCGTGTACGGCCTCGCGCGCGCCGGCCTGGTCGCCAAGGCCAGGACCTACCtcgacgccatggccgccgcgggGCACTTCCCGGACGTCGTCACCTACACCTCGCTCATGAACGGGATGTGCGTCAAGGGCGACGCCCTCGGCGCGCTCAGGCTGCTCGAggaaatgagggccaaggggtgcGAGCCCAACAGCCGGACCTACAACACGCTCCTCATGGGGCTCTGCAAGAACAGGAAGCTCGACAAGGCCGTCGAGGTGTACCGGTCCATGGTCGGTGCCAGCATGAAGCTTGACCCGCCGGCGTATGCGACGTTCATCAGGGCGTTGTGTCGCGCTGGGAGGGTTCCAGATGCATACGAGGTGTTTGATTATGGGATGGAGAGCAAGAGCTTTCCAGAGGTAACCGCTTACACTGAGCTCGAGAGCTCGCTCAAGTGGCTGCGCAAGATGAAGGAGTAG